The Zalophus californianus isolate mZalCal1 chromosome X, mZalCal1.pri.v2, whole genome shotgun sequence genome window below encodes:
- the LOC118356530 gene encoding ferritin heavy chain-like: MPGLLAMATSPLSQVRQNYHPDCEAAINSQINLELYASYVYLSMAFYFDRDDVALKNFAQFFLRQSREETEHAEKLMQLQNQRGGRIRLRDIKKPDRDDWESGLKAMECALHLEKNVNQSLLDLHQLATDKSDAHLCDFLESHYLHEQVKSIKELGAYVTNLSKMGAPEAGMAEYLFDKLTLGDSDKKN; encoded by the coding sequence ATGCCCGGGCTGCTAGCCATGGCCACCTCGCCGCTCTCACAAGTGCGCCAGAACTACCACCCCGACTGCGAGGCCGCCATCAACAGCCAGATCAACCTGGAGCTCTACGCCTCCTACGTGTACCTGTCCATGGCCTTCTACTTCGACCGCGACGACGTGGCCTTGAAGAACTTCGCCCAGTTCTTCCTGCGCCAGTCCCGCGAGGAGACCGAGCATGCCGAGAAGCTGATGCAGCTGCAGAACCAGCGCGGGGGCCGCATCCGCCTCCGCGACATCAAGAAGCCGGACCGCGACGACTGGGAGAGCGGCCTGAAGGCCATGGAGTGCGCCCTGCACCTGGAGAAGAACGTGAACCAGAGCCTGCTCGACCTGCACCAGCTGGCCACCGACAAGAGCGACGCCCACCTGTGCGACTTCCTCGAGAGCCACTACCTGCACGAGCAAGTCAAGTCCATCAAAGAGCTGGGGGCCTATGTCACCAACCTGAGCAAGATGGGGGCCCCGGAAGCCGGCATGGCAGAGTACCTCTTTGACAAGCTCACCCTGGGCGACAGCGACAAAAAGAACTGA